In one window of Tellurirhabdus rosea DNA:
- a CDS encoding N-acetylmuramoyl-L-alanine amidase — protein MPRLVLVTALLLIFFTAFSQSPIAPTDTFLTGTTLSRLTPLYYGPGTDRLGGARLETLDSGVALNITGHLTREGSSPLWRVRLAPGRTAYVPVEQTVVDTLSDYPVGSLTGSWRVWGDDRFDYVSIPLPARLPYASQQQTDPSRVVVDLFGLTSNTNWITHLSSLREIRKAWYEQVSDEVFRVYIDLKHRQHWGHSVYYDHNRLTIRVRRQPERLRLRGLTVAVDAGHGGTNLGAQGLNAKRFEKEFTLDVARRLAQELEKAGARVILTRATDTLIGPSARILALRQSLPHLLVSIHFNASGNRETRGVSTYYKHAGFQPLTRAVLHELLRIDPHEAGNVGSFNFFFSAPTDYPNVLVEGPFLSNPDDEALILDERYRRKMARAIRKGIKKFLKQAGRVR, from the coding sequence ATGCCCCGACTTGTACTCGTTACGGCCCTGTTGCTGATTTTTTTTACGGCCTTTTCCCAATCCCCCATTGCGCCGACCGATACCTTCCTGACCGGCACCACGCTCTCCCGCCTGACCCCGCTCTACTACGGCCCCGGCACGGACCGGCTGGGCGGCGCACGCCTCGAAACACTGGACTCCGGGGTGGCTCTCAACATCACCGGACACCTGACGCGCGAAGGCAGCAGTCCGCTCTGGCGGGTTCGCCTGGCTCCCGGACGGACGGCGTACGTGCCGGTCGAGCAGACGGTTGTGGACACCCTTTCGGACTACCCGGTCGGCAGCCTGACAGGTTCCTGGCGCGTGTGGGGCGACGACCGGTTCGATTACGTCAGCATTCCGTTGCCGGCGCGGCTGCCCTATGCCAGCCAGCAGCAGACCGACCCGTCGCGGGTGGTCGTCGATCTTTTTGGTCTTACCAGTAACACAAACTGGATCACGCACCTTTCGAGCCTGCGGGAAATCCGGAAGGCGTGGTACGAGCAGGTCTCCGACGAAGTGTTTCGGGTCTACATCGATCTGAAGCACCGGCAGCACTGGGGTCATTCGGTGTATTACGACCACAACCGCCTGACGATCCGTGTCCGGCGGCAGCCCGAACGGCTTCGGCTGCGGGGGCTGACGGTAGCCGTCGATGCCGGGCACGGCGGCACCAACCTTGGGGCGCAGGGGCTGAATGCCAAACGGTTTGAAAAGGAATTTACGCTGGATGTAGCCCGGCGGCTGGCGCAGGAACTGGAAAAGGCCGGAGCGCGGGTCATCCTGACGCGGGCCACCGACACGCTGATTGGTCCGTCGGCCCGGATTCTGGCGCTGCGGCAATCCCTGCCGCATCTGCTGGTCAGCATTCACTTCAACGCTTCGGGCAACCGGGAGACGCGGGGCGTGAGCACGTACTATAAACATGCGGGATTTCAGCCGCTGACCAGGGCCGTTTTGCACGAACTGCTCCGCATCGATCCGCACGAGGCCGGGAATGTGGGGAGTTTCAATTTTTTCTTCAGCGCCCCGACCGATTACCCGAACGTCTTGGTGGAAGGCCCGTTTCTGAGCAATCCGGACGACGAAGCGCTCATTCTGGACGAACGTTATCGCCGGAAAATGGCCCGGGCCATTCGGAAGGGAATCAAGAAATTCCTGAAACAGGCCGGCCGCGTTCGATAA
- a CDS encoding DoxX family protein: MTALTRLRPYAPLLLRLFCAWKLFDAAGHTALHPAEGLPGYAEWLRSLGFPFPLLSAGLSAYGEFLGGIMLLLGWKTRWAAGVLIVNFLLAVVVGHLATGDTYANTFPALVLLATSVFLLLNGPGKPSVDDGL, from the coding sequence ATGACAGCCCTGACCCGCCTGCGCCCGTACGCCCCCCTTCTGCTACGCCTTTTCTGCGCCTGGAAACTTTTCGACGCGGCGGGGCATACGGCCCTGCATCCGGCGGAAGGACTGCCCGGCTATGCCGAATGGCTCCGGTCGCTGGGCTTTCCGTTTCCCCTGCTGAGCGCAGGTTTGTCGGCTTACGGCGAATTTTTAGGCGGTATTATGCTACTTTTGGGCTGGAAAACCCGCTGGGCGGCCGGGGTGCTGATCGTCAACTTCCTGCTGGCGGTGGTGGTCGGGCATTTGGCAACGGGCGATACCTACGCCAACACCTTCCCGGCGCTGGTCCTGCTCGCCACCAGTGTTTTTCTGCTGTTGAACGGCCCCGGCAAACCGTCGGTGGACGACGGTTTGTAA